In Kineococcus sp. NBC_00420, a single genomic region encodes these proteins:
- a CDS encoding carbohydrate ABC transporter permease translates to MTPTSPGPVPAAVGTDPAALVQAPRASANRRRAARYRVAPLLFVGVNVVLFFLFFVWPALTGLYYSFTSYTGVGSAPWVGLANYQKLLGDAGFYSAFGRTVLFAVMSVPLNYVLSLTMATLLTSPHAKGKTVARVLFFIPWLISPIVAGVIWRWIFGENFGLVNFLITSFGGSAVPWQSNANLSLVIVAIAGAWGGTAFNMLLFVAALRNVPTSYYEAASIDGATSWQRFRYITLPSIAPTSFIVILLGSLGAMKEYALLQSLNGGGPGTENNLVVQYIFRTGFQQGQIGYASAASFVLMAVLMGIALLQVLVNRRREA, encoded by the coding sequence ATGACCCCCACCTCACCGGGCCCGGTCCCCGCCGCCGTCGGGACCGACCCCGCTGCCCTCGTGCAGGCTCCGCGAGCCTCCGCCAACCGCCGACGGGCGGCGCGCTACCGCGTGGCGCCCCTGCTGTTCGTCGGCGTCAACGTGGTCCTGTTCTTCCTGTTCTTCGTCTGGCCGGCGCTGACGGGGCTGTACTACTCGTTCACCAGCTACACCGGGGTCGGCTCGGCCCCGTGGGTGGGCCTGGCCAACTACCAGAAGCTGCTCGGCGACGCCGGGTTCTACTCGGCGTTCGGCCGGACGGTCCTGTTCGCCGTCATGTCGGTGCCGCTGAACTACGTGCTGTCGCTGACCATGGCGACGCTGCTGACCAGCCCGCACGCCAAGGGCAAGACCGTCGCGCGCGTCCTGTTCTTCATCCCGTGGCTCATCTCCCCCATCGTCGCCGGCGTCATCTGGCGGTGGATCTTCGGGGAGAACTTCGGGCTGGTGAACTTCCTCATCACGTCCTTCGGCGGCTCCGCCGTCCCGTGGCAGTCCAACGCGAACCTGTCGCTGGTCATCGTCGCCATCGCCGGCGCCTGGGGCGGGACGGCCTTCAACATGCTGCTGTTCGTCGCCGCGCTGCGCAACGTCCCGACCTCCTACTACGAGGCCGCCTCCATCGACGGGGCCACGTCCTGGCAGCGGTTCCGCTACATCACGCTGCCCAGCATCGCCCCGACGTCGTTCATCGTCATCCTGCTCGGCAGCCTCGGGGCCATGAAGGAGTACGCGCTGCTGCAGTCCCTGAACGGCGGTGGGCCGGGCACGGAGAACAACCTGGTCGTCCAGTACATCTTCCGGACGGGCTTCCAGCAGGGCCAGATCGGCTACGCCAGCGCCGCCTCGTTCGTCCTCATGGCCGTCCTCATGGGCATCGCCCTGCTCCAGGTCCTCGTCAACCGACGCCGGGAGGCGTGA